GCATCCATTCTAATTGACCATTAGTGCTGCGGAATTCATCCGCAGCCCATTTTTCAATAGCCTTTAGCATATCTTCATTTATACGTAATGCAAAAGCTTTTTTTTAGCCATTAGTTTTTTGTTCTAAATATCTATTAATTATTCTATCGGCATCTGCTTGTTTTTGAGTGCCAATTAAAATTTTTTTACCAGTATGTAATATTAATTGTATCCCGATATTTCCTTTTACATTAATAGCAATACCTTTATTTTTATTCAAAAAATTTCCTGATTTTAAACCCCAACCACCGTATTCTGTTAAAGCTTTATATGTTCTGGTTTTAGCATGTTTTATATCGTTCCAAAATATAGTTTTCATTCTAAAATGAAAAGGAAAAAATTGATAATGTATGCCAACATCGTCCATTCTAGTTTTTAATTTGAAGATAAATATTACCCCTGTCGTGATTAAAACTATGCCCATAGGAATTATATATTCAAATAAGTTTCTGTTATTTATATAGGCTTTAGTAATAATAACTATAGAAAATACAGATGTAATAATCATTAATATGA
The nucleotide sequence above comes from Flavobacteriaceae bacterium HL-DH10. Encoded proteins:
- a CDS encoding Arc family DNA binding domain-containing protein — its product is MLKAIEKWAADEFRSTNGQLEWMLNESLKKAKRLPKNKSSNSETKD